The Phoenix dactylifera cultivar Barhee BC4 chromosome 17, palm_55x_up_171113_PBpolish2nd_filt_p, whole genome shotgun sequence genome contains a region encoding:
- the LOC103721162 gene encoding LOW QUALITY PROTEIN: elongation factor-like GTPase 1 (The sequence of the model RefSeq protein was modified relative to this genomic sequence to represent the inferred CDS: deleted 1 base in 1 codon) encodes MGEAACRKIRNICILAHVDHGKTTLADHLIAACGGGVLHPKLAGRLRFMDYLDEEQRRAITMKSSSIALRYKDFSVNLIDSPGHMDFCSEVSTAARLSDGALILVDAVEGVHIQTHAVLRQAWVEKLTPCLVLNKIDRLITELKLSPMEAYNRLQRIVHEVNGIVSAYKSEKYLSDVDSLLAGVAGEVNLESVEDDEEDVFQPQKGNVAFVCALDGWGFCLSQFAEFYASKLGASMTALLKGLWGPRYYNTKTMMIVGKKGMEGVSKDRQPMFVQFVLRPVWQVYQATLEEDGGKRMLEKVVKTFNLSVPPRELQNKDPRVVLQAVMSRWLPLSDSILSMVVKCMPDPVSSQSARISRLLPKRELVVNDTGLSSDVVAEAEHVRKCVEACDSSSDAPCVAFVSKMFAVPYKMLPQRGSNGEALNNQPTDEVGESEECFLAFARIFSGVLHSGQKVFVLSALYDPLKGESMQRHVQEAELQHLYLMMGQGLKPVFSASAGNVVAIQGLGQYILKSATLSSTRNSWPFSSLMFQVAPTLRVAIEPSDPADMGALMRGLRLLNHADPFVEVTVSSRGEQVLAAAGEVHLDRCIKDLRERFAKVSLEVSPPLVSYKETIEGEGFALLENAKALSSGTEHVEKTTPNGRCIIRVQVMKLPGALTKVFEDSADILGDIIEGKSVKRNGSLNLNTPINDGNSVATLRKHIIDAIESEVESLSAQLDKEKTEKYRKMWYRFLQRIWSLGPRQIGPNILLIPDLKAGNLNNSSQDQKGILVRGSCDVSRRLGFLDVETDTVSIVEDSKEETESVCVEAEALKNSIVSGFQLATAAGPLCDEPLWGLAFLVEPYIFPDNSGTAHQPDQYGIFSGQVMTAVKEACRAAVLQNKPRLVEAMYFCELNTPTEYLGSMYAVLARRRARVLKEEMQEGSALFTVHAYVPVAESFGFADELRRWTSGGASALLVLSHWEALSEDPFFVPKTAEEIEEFGDGSSVPPNIARKLMNSVRRRKGLPVEEKVVQHATKQRTLARKV; translated from the exons ATGGGGGAAGCTGCCTGCCGGAAGATCCGAAACATTTGCATCCTTGCCCATGTCGATCACGGAAAGACAACCCTCGCGGACCATCTCATCGCCGCCTGCGGCGGCGGCGTCCTCCACCCGAAGCTCGCCGGCCGGCTGCGATTCATGGACTACCTTGACGAGGAGCAGAGGCGGGCTATCACGATGAAGAGCTCTTCCATTGCTCTCCGATACAAAGACTTCTCTGTCAACCTCATCGACTCCCCTGGGCATATGGATTTCTGCAGCGAGGTCTCCACTGCAGCGCGACTGAGTGATGGCGCCTTAATTCTAGTCGATGCGGTCGAAGGTGTTCACATACAAACCCATGCAGTTCTACGACAAGCCTGGGTAGAAAAGCTGACTCCTTGTTTAGTTTTGAATAAGATTGATAGGCTGATCACAGAGCTTAAATTGAGTCCAATGGAAGCTTATAATAGATTGCAGAGGATTGTTCATGAAGTGAATGGAATTGTGAGTGCCTATAAGTCGGAAAAATATCTTTCCGATGTGGACTCTCTTCTTGCAGGGGTGGCTGGTGAGGTGAATCTGGAATCGGTGGAGGATGATGAGGAGGACGTCTTCCAACCCCAGAAGGGAAATGTGGCCTTTGTCTGCGCATTGGATGGGTGGGGATTTTGTCTCAGCCAGTTTGCGGAGTTCTATGCATCTAAGCTGGGAGCTAGCATGACTGCATTGCTGAAGGGATTATGGGGCCCTCGATATTATAACACAAAGACGATGATGATTGTGGGAAAGAAGGGAATGGAAGGTGTTAGCAAGGATCGACAGCCTATGTTTGTTCAGTTTGTGCTTAGGCCTGTCTGGCAGGTCTATCAGGCAACTCTTGAGGAAGATGGAGGTAAAAGGATGCTTGAGAAGGTCGTTAAGACTTTCAATTTGTCCGTCCCACCTCGTGAGCTCCAAAATAAGGACCCGAGGGTTGTGCTCCAGGCTGTCATGAGTCGGTGGCTTCCACTTTCTGATTCTATTCTGTCGATGGTAGTCAAGTGCATGCCCGATCCTGTGTCTTCTCAGTCTGCTCGGATTTCCCGATTGCTTCCTAAGAGAGAGCTTGTGGTGAATGATACTGGCCTTAGCTCTGATGTGGTTGCCGAAGCAGAACATGTGAGGAAATGTGTTGAGGCTTGTGATTCTAGCAGTGATGCTCCATGCGTTGCATTTGTTTCCAAGATGTTTGCTGTTCCATATAAGATGCTTCCACAAAGGGGTTCAAATGGAGAAGCACTGAACAATCAGCCTACAGATGAAGTTGGTGAATCGGAGGAGTGCTTTCTTGCATTTGCTAGGATTTTCAGTGGCGTCCTTCATTCAGGGCAGAAGGTCTTTGTGCTCTCTGCTTTATATGATCCATTGAAAGGCGAATCCATGCAGAGGCATGTGCAGGAAGCAGAGCTTCAGCATTTATATTTGATGATGGGTCAAGGTCTGAAACCGGTTTTCTCTGCTAGTGCAGGCAATGTGGTGGCAATACAGGGCTTGGGACAGTATATTTTGAAGAGTGCAACTCTCTCATCGACTAGAAATAGTTGGCCTTTCTCCAGCTTGATGTTTCAAGTGGCGCCTACTCTTAGAGTGGCTATTGAGCCTTCAGATCCAGCTGATATGGGTGCACTTATGAGGGGATTGAGGCTTCTTAATCATGCAGACCCTTTTGTAGAGGTTACAGTCTCTTCTAGAGGTGAGCAGGTGCTTGCAGCTGCAGGAGAGGTCCATCTGGACAGATGTATAAAGGATCTCAGGGAAAGATTTGCCAAGGTGAGCTTGGAAGTTTCACCTCCTCTTGTCTCATATAAAGAGACCATTGAAGGGGAAGGTTTTGCTTTATTAGAGAATGCAAAGGCATTATCCAGTGGCACCGAACATGTTGAAAAAACTACTCCAAATGGAAGGTGTATCATAAGGGTACAAGTAATGAAACTTCCAGGTGCTCTAACAAAAGTTTTTGAAGATAGCGCTGATATTCTGGGTGATATTATAGAGGGCAAGTCAGTAAAGAGAAATGGAAGCTTGAACTTAAATACTCCTATCAATGATGGCAATTCTGTTGCAACACTTAGG AAACACATTATTGATGCTATAGAAAGTGAAGTAGAATCTCTTTCTGCACAACTCGATAAAGAAAAGACTGAAAAGTATAGAAAAATGTGGTATCGATTTCTTCAGAGAATATGGTCGCTTGGGCCCAGGCAGATTGGGCCAAATATCCTCCTTATTCCAGATTTGAAAGCAGGTAACCTTAATAATTCCAGCCAGGACCAGAAAGGTATTCTCGTACGTGGTTCTTGTGATGTTTCTAGAAGACTTGGCTTTCTGGATGTGGAAACTGATACCGTTTCAATTGTtgaagattcaaaagaagaaaCTGAATCAGTGTGTGTAGAAGCAGAGGCTCTTAAGAATAGCATTGTATCAGGTTTTCAATTAGCCACAGCAGCTGGGCCTCTATGTGATGAACCTTTATGGGGTCTGGCATTTCTTGTGGAACCTTACATCTTTCCTGATAACTCTGGAACTGCCCATCAGCCTGACCAGTATGGTATCTTCAGTGGGCAAGTGATGACGGCTGTGAAGGAAGCTTGTAGGGCAGCTGTGCTGCAAAACAAGCCAAGGCTCGTGGAAGCAATGTACTTTTGCGAGTTAAATACACCCACAGAATATTTAGGTTCCATGTATGCAGTTCTTGCAAGGAGGCGGGCTAGAGTGTTGAAAGAAGAGATGCAAGAAGGGTCTGCCTTGTTTACCGTGCATGCCTATGTGCCAGTTGCTGAAAGCTTTGGATTTGCAGATGAGCTTAGGAGATGGACTTCAGGTGGGGCGAGTGCACTGCTTGTTCTTAGCCATTGGGAAGCACTATCTGAAGATCCTTTCTTTGTCCCAAAGACAGCGGAGGAGATCGAAGAATTTGGAGATGGTTCCAGTGTCCCTCCAAACATAGCAAGGAAGCTTATGAACTCTGTGAGGCGGAGGAAAGGCCTTCCCGTGGAGGAAAAGGTTGTTCAGCATGCAACAAAGCAGAGGACGTTGGCGAGGAAGGTGTAA